The Devosia sp. SD17-2 genome includes a region encoding these proteins:
- a CDS encoding tetratricopeptide repeat protein gives MSEENIFREVDEELRSERMRALWRRIAPFVIGAAIAIVALVAVNEGWRWYTNSQASRSSEELYAALDVGDDLATAQTRLDQLAADGSGGYPVLAEFRKASVLAEAGDAAGAVAAYDALANSQSNVRLRELALLQAGKILVDTGTLADVEARIGTIASDDNPMRRVARELIGLAHYKAGDFAAAQASFEAVLNDPLVQGPMRNRMAYYLAQLLSEGAISDESAEATSEQADEAAPAAE, from the coding sequence ATGTCCGAAGAAAATATCTTCCGCGAAGTTGATGAGGAACTCCGCTCCGAGCGTATGCGCGCCCTCTGGCGCCGCATTGCCCCGTTCGTGATCGGTGCGGCCATCGCCATTGTCGCCCTCGTGGCGGTCAATGAAGGCTGGCGCTGGTACACCAACAGCCAGGCATCGCGCTCGTCTGAAGAGCTTTATGCTGCCCTCGACGTTGGTGATGACCTCGCCACAGCCCAGACCCGACTCGACCAGCTCGCTGCCGATGGTTCAGGCGGCTACCCGGTCCTCGCCGAATTCCGCAAGGCCAGTGTGTTGGCTGAAGCCGGTGACGCAGCAGGTGCTGTGGCGGCCTATGATGCGCTGGCGAACAGCCAGTCCAATGTCCGCCTGCGGGAACTGGCTCTGCTGCAGGCCGGCAAGATCCTCGTGGACACCGGCACGCTTGCCGACGTCGAGGCGCGTATCGGCACCATCGCCAGCGATGACAATCCCATGCGGCGCGTTGCCCGTGAGCTGATTGGCCTCGCCCATTACAAGGCGGGCGATTTTGCGGCCGCCCAGGCCAGCTTCGAAGCTGTGCTCAATGATCCGCTCGTTCAGGGGCCGATGCGCAATCGCATGGCCTATTATCTGGCCCAGCTCCTCTCCGAAGGCGCAATCTCGGACGAAAGCGCCGAAGCGACATCGGAACAGGCAGACGAAGCCGCGCCAGCCGCCGAATAG
- the guaA gene encoding glutamine-hydrolyzing GMP synthase, translated as MLHPDTAPANDSILIVDYGSQVTQLIARRIRETGVYCEIHPFQSAAAAYDAMKPKGIILSGSPASTQDENAPNIPEVILASGLPIFGICYGQQALCVALGGRVEAGHHREFGRAEVTVSRPSALYEGVWDDGAAHQVWMSHGDRVVSLPEGFEVVGTSPNAPFAMIANEDKKIWGVQFHPEVVHTPDGAKLFQNFVHKICGIQSNWTMQAYRQKMVDKIREQVGTGRVICGLSGGVDSSVAAVLIHEAIGDQLTCIYVDHGLMRMNESEQVVTMFRDQFNIPLVHVDAADKFIGELEGQTDPETKRKIIGRLFIETFEEEAKKLGGAEFLAQGTLYPDVIESVSFTGGPSVTIKSHHNVGGLPERMNMKLVEPLRELFKDEVRQLGRDLGIPDSFIGRHPFPGPGLAIRCPGGITREKLDILRQADAIYLDEIRKSGQYDKIWQAFAVLLPVQTVGVMGDGRTYEFVCALRAVTSVDGMTADFYQFDMNFLGKTATRIINEVRGINRVVYDVTSKPPGTIEWE; from the coding sequence ATGCTGCACCCAGACACCGCCCCCGCAAACGACTCCATCCTCATCGTGGACTACGGTTCGCAAGTCACGCAGCTTATTGCGCGACGCATTCGCGAAACCGGCGTTTACTGCGAGATCCATCCCTTCCAGTCCGCTGCTGCGGCCTATGATGCGATGAAGCCCAAGGGCATCATCCTCTCCGGCTCCCCGGCGTCGACCCAGGACGAAAACGCCCCCAATATTCCCGAGGTCATCCTCGCTTCCGGTCTTCCAATTTTTGGCATCTGCTACGGCCAGCAAGCCCTGTGCGTGGCGCTCGGTGGCCGGGTCGAGGCAGGTCATCACCGCGAATTCGGACGCGCTGAAGTCACCGTTTCCCGTCCGAGCGCGCTTTACGAGGGCGTCTGGGATGATGGTGCAGCCCACCAGGTCTGGATGAGCCACGGCGATCGTGTCGTGTCGCTGCCCGAAGGTTTTGAAGTCGTTGGCACCTCGCCGAACGCACCCTTCGCCATGATCGCCAACGAAGACAAGAAAATCTGGGGCGTGCAGTTCCACCCGGAAGTCGTGCACACGCCCGATGGCGCAAAGCTCTTCCAGAACTTCGTGCACAAGATCTGCGGTATCCAGTCCAACTGGACCATGCAGGCCTACCGTCAGAAGATGGTCGACAAGATCCGCGAACAGGTCGGCACCGGCCGCGTGATCTGCGGTCTCTCCGGCGGCGTCGATTCCTCGGTTGCAGCCGTGCTCATCCACGAAGCCATCGGCGATCAGCTCACCTGCATCTATGTCGATCATGGCCTTATGCGCATGAACGAGAGCGAGCAGGTCGTGACCATGTTCCGCGATCAGTTCAACATCCCGCTGGTTCACGTCGATGCAGCCGACAAGTTCATCGGTGAGCTTGAAGGTCAGACCGACCCGGAAACCAAGCGCAAGATCATTGGCCGTCTCTTCATCGAAACTTTCGAGGAAGAAGCCAAGAAGCTCGGCGGCGCGGAGTTCCTCGCCCAGGGTACGCTTTATCCCGACGTCATCGAATCGGTGTCGTTCACTGGCGGCCCCTCGGTCACCATCAAGTCGCACCACAATGTGGGCGGCCTGCCAGAACGCATGAACATGAAGCTGGTCGAGCCGCTGCGCGAACTCTTCAAGGACGAAGTGCGCCAGCTTGGTCGCGACCTTGGCATTCCCGATAGCTTTATTGGCCGTCACCCATTCCCGGGTCCGGGCCTTGCCATCCGTTGCCCGGGCGGCATCACGCGTGAGAAGCTCGATATTCTCCGTCAGGCCGACGCAATCTACCTCGACGAAATACGCAAGTCGGGCCAGTACGACAAGATCTGGCAGGCTTTTGCCGTTCTGCTCCCGGTCCAGACCGTGGGCGTCATGGGCGATGGCCGGACCTACGAGTTCGTTTGCGCCCTGCGTGCAGTGACCTCGGTCGATGGCATGACGGCTGATTTCTATCAGTTCGACATGAACTTTCTCGGCAAGACCGCCACCCGCATCATCAACGAAGTCCGCGGCATCAACCGCGTCGTTTACGACGTGACCTCGAAGCCCCCCGGCACGATCGAGTGGGAATAA
- a CDS encoding RsmB/NOP family class I SAM-dependent RNA methyltransferase: MRFPGRLAAAIEVLTDVEQRKRPVSEALKAWGINNRFAGAGDRAAIGNLVYDALRRRASHAAAMGSDTPRALVLAVALRDWKETPETLAEVFTGDSHAPEALSAEEAAGATADISGAADAVRADVLEWLAPSLERAFGANWVAEGEAMTGRPSLDLRVNSLKAVPDRVIKSLARFTPEQTPLAPFGLTLPAGTCDARTPNVTTDEAYLKGWFEVQDQGSQIVAALCGAQPGDQVLDLCAGAGGKTLALAAAMGNKGQIFAYDSDRSRLAPIYDRLKRNGVRNVQVRAPNPGALDDLVGKLDRVIIDAPCTGTGTWRRRPDTKWKLSPELLAQRQSEQAALLEEALRYLKPKGTLAYITCSILPEENDDQIAALLAAHPELETVDMAQAWKSALITDIPEGLTTAGGGICLTPLRTNTDGFYLHLLRHKS; the protein is encoded by the coding sequence ATGCGCTTTCCCGGCCGTCTCGCTGCCGCCATCGAAGTCCTCACCGATGTGGAACAGCGCAAGCGACCCGTCTCCGAGGCGTTGAAGGCCTGGGGTATCAACAATCGCTTCGCCGGGGCAGGGGACCGCGCTGCCATCGGCAATCTGGTTTATGATGCGCTGCGCCGCCGCGCGTCCCATGCCGCCGCCATGGGCAGCGACACGCCGCGCGCACTCGTGCTGGCCGTCGCCCTGCGCGACTGGAAAGAAACGCCCGAGACCCTCGCCGAGGTTTTTACCGGCGACAGCCACGCACCCGAAGCGCTGAGCGCGGAAGAAGCTGCCGGCGCGACGGCAGATATTTCCGGCGCGGCCGATGCAGTGCGTGCCGACGTCCTGGAATGGCTCGCCCCATCGCTCGAACGCGCGTTCGGCGCCAATTGGGTCGCCGAAGGCGAAGCCATGACCGGCCGTCCTTCGCTCGATCTCCGCGTCAATTCCCTCAAGGCGGTCCCCGATCGGGTCATCAAGTCGCTGGCCCGTTTCACGCCCGAGCAGACGCCGCTCGCCCCCTTTGGTCTGACGCTTCCTGCCGGCACCTGCGATGCGCGCACGCCCAATGTCACCACCGATGAAGCCTATCTCAAGGGCTGGTTCGAGGTGCAGGATCAGGGCAGCCAGATCGTCGCCGCCCTCTGCGGTGCCCAGCCCGGCGATCAGGTGCTCGATCTCTGCGCCGGCGCAGGTGGTAAGACCCTCGCTCTCGCGGCCGCAATGGGTAACAAGGGCCAGATCTTCGCCTATGACAGCGACCGCTCGCGTCTCGCGCCGATCTATGATCGCCTCAAGCGCAATGGGGTTCGCAATGTTCAGGTCCGCGCGCCCAATCCCGGCGCCCTTGATGATCTCGTCGGCAAGCTTGACCGCGTCATCATCGACGCGCCCTGCACCGGAACCGGCACCTGGCGCCGTCGCCCCGATACCAAGTGGAAACTCAGCCCCGAGCTTCTCGCCCAGCGCCAGTCCGAACAGGCGGCTCTGCTTGAAGAGGCGCTGCGCTACCTAAAGCCAAAGGGCACGCTGGCCTACATCACCTGCTCGATCCTGCCCGAGGAAAATGACGACCAGATCGCCGCCCTGCTTGCGGCCCACCCGGAACTCGAAACCGTTGATATGGCACAGGCCTGGAAGTCGGCTTTGATCACCGACATCCCGGAAGGTCTCACCACCGCTGGCGGCGGCATCTGCCTTACGCCGCTGCGCACCAACACAGACGGCTTCTACCTTCACCTCCTGCGTCACAAATCCTGA
- a CDS encoding MAPEG family protein, which translates to MPLVTKLLVLAMSAQVLLAFIIVLWMGRERVPRVLRGEIAMADIAVERSAYPLKARLLSNNFDNQFQLPVLFFVAALVVLALGLVGWAEVILAWLFVATRYVHAAIHVTDNNVQRRFAAYSAGLAVLALMWLWLVFRIFLAPSI; encoded by the coding sequence ATGCCCCTTGTCACCAAGCTTCTCGTTCTCGCCATGTCTGCGCAGGTGCTGCTGGCGTTCATCATTGTTCTCTGGATGGGGCGTGAGCGCGTGCCCCGCGTGCTGCGCGGCGAGATTGCCATGGCCGATATCGCGGTGGAGCGCTCGGCCTATCCGCTCAAGGCCCGCCTGCTTTCGAACAATTTCGACAATCAGTTCCAGCTTCCGGTGCTGTTCTTCGTCGCAGCCCTCGTAGTGCTCGCGCTTGGTCTTGTGGGATGGGCAGAGGTCATTCTGGCCTGGCTCTTCGTGGCCACGCGCTACGTCCACGCTGCCATCCACGTTACCGATAATAACGTCCAGCGGCGGTTTGCCGCCTATAGCGCCGGACTTGCCGTCCTTGCCCTAATGTGGCTATGGCTCGTCTTTCGAATTTTCCTTGCCCCGAGTATCTGA
- a CDS encoding VOC family protein, giving the protein MHHATRIDTIFVPAVDTEAAAKWYASMFGMVEIFRSSGHIGLRFEGASTPTTALTLVPVAAMPETSFVAFNLFSPDPERLRAALLEDGREVAPIANSGGLTWFDFTDLCGNRVNVCHFAET; this is encoded by the coding sequence ATGCATCACGCAACGCGAATTGACACCATATTTGTGCCAGCCGTCGACACAGAGGCGGCGGCGAAGTGGTATGCTTCAATGTTCGGCATGGTCGAAATATTTCGATCCTCCGGCCATATCGGGCTGCGGTTTGAAGGCGCCTCGACGCCGACGACTGCGCTTACTCTGGTTCCTGTGGCTGCTATGCCGGAGACCAGTTTTGTCGCTTTCAATCTATTTTCGCCTGACCCTGAGCGTCTGCGCGCGGCACTGCTTGAGGATGGGCGTGAGGTTGCCCCGATCGCAAATAGCGGTGGCCTGACCTGGTTTGACTTCACCGATCTCTGCGGCAATCGAGTCAATGTCTGCCATTTCGCGGAGACATGA
- the guaB gene encoding IMP dehydrogenase — protein sequence MAKIITTITGDAALTFDDVLLQPARSDILPTETDISTYVTKDIALNLPILSSAMDTVTEANMAIAMAQAGGMGVIHKNLTASEQAEQVRMVKSFESGMVVNPITIGPNATLADAFALMQKSRISGIPVVENGGAGGRAIGKLVGILTNRDVRFASNPNQPISELMTHQNLITVREGVSKEEAKVLLHRHRIEKLLVVDEDYRCIGLITVKDIEKAQLHPNAVKDEQGRLRVAAASTVGDNGYERSQALIDAGVDLLVIDTAHGHSVRVAEAVERIKRENNAVRIVAGNVATAEATRALIDAGADAVKVGIGPGSICTTRIVAGVGVPQLAAVMACAEEGAKSGVPVIADGGIKFSGDMAKALAGGASCVMVGSLLAGTDESPGEVYLYQGRSYKSYRGMGSVGAMGAGSADRYFQQDVRDQMKLVPEGIEGQVPYKGSAGAVLHQLAGGLRASMGYTGAHTLKDFRENSVFVKISGAALSESHVHDVTITREAPNYRSGR from the coding sequence TTGGCGAAGATTATTACCACTATTACTGGCGATGCAGCTCTGACGTTCGACGACGTCCTGCTTCAGCCAGCCCGTTCGGATATCCTGCCCACTGAGACGGATATCTCGACCTACGTCACCAAGGACATAGCGCTTAATCTGCCGATCCTGTCCTCCGCCATGGACACCGTCACCGAAGCCAATATGGCCATCGCCATGGCCCAGGCTGGCGGCATGGGCGTCATCCACAAGAACCTCACGGCCTCCGAACAGGCCGAGCAGGTGCGGATGGTGAAGTCATTTGAAAGCGGCATGGTGGTCAACCCTATAACCATCGGCCCGAATGCCACGCTGGCTGACGCCTTCGCGCTCATGCAGAAGAGCCGCATCTCCGGCATTCCGGTCGTCGAGAATGGCGGCGCTGGTGGCCGTGCGATTGGCAAGCTGGTCGGCATCCTGACCAACCGCGACGTCCGCTTCGCGTCCAATCCCAATCAGCCCATCTCCGAGCTGATGACGCACCAGAACCTTATCACCGTGCGTGAAGGCGTGTCCAAGGAAGAGGCTAAGGTTCTCCTCCATCGTCACCGCATCGAAAAGCTGCTGGTCGTCGACGAAGACTATCGCTGCATTGGCCTGATCACCGTCAAGGATATCGAAAAGGCGCAGCTGCATCCCAACGCCGTCAAGGACGAACAGGGGCGCCTCCGCGTTGCCGCCGCGTCGACCGTCGGCGACAATGGCTACGAACGCTCCCAGGCCCTGATCGATGCTGGCGTCGACCTTCTCGTCATCGACACCGCCCACGGCCACTCGGTGCGCGTTGCCGAAGCCGTCGAGCGCATCAAGCGCGAAAATAACGCCGTGCGCATCGTCGCCGGTAATGTCGCAACGGCAGAAGCCACTCGCGCACTGATCGATGCCGGTGCTGATGCCGTCAAGGTCGGCATCGGTCCGGGCTCGATCTGCACCACCCGCATCGTTGCCGGTGTGGGCGTGCCGCAGCTCGCAGCTGTCATGGCCTGCGCCGAAGAGGGCGCCAAGTCCGGTGTGCCGGTTATCGCCGATGGCGGCATCAAGTTCTCCGGTGATATGGCGAAGGCCCTGGCCGGTGGCGCATCCTGCGTCATGGTCGGTTCGCTTCTGGCTGGGACCGACGAAAGCCCCGGCGAGGTCTATCTCTATCAGGGCCGCTCCTACAAATCCTACCGCGGCATGGGCTCGGTCGGTGCCATGGGTGCCGGCTCGGCGGATCGCTACTTCCAGCAGGATGTGCGCGACCAGATGAAGCTCGTTCCCGAGGGCATTGAAGGCCAGGTTCCCTATAAGGGCTCGGCCGGCGCCGTTCTCCACCAGCTCGCCGGCGGCCTTCGCGCCTCCATGGGCTATACGGGTGCCCACACGCTCAAGGACTTCCGCGAAAACTCCGTCTTCGTGAAGATCTCCGGCGCCGCGCTCAGTGAAAGCCATGTCCACGACGTGACCATCACGCGCGAAGCGCCCAACTATCGCAGCGGTCGCTGA
- a CDS encoding MFS transporter, whose protein sequence is MILAVALFMEQMDSTVIATSLPAIAADIGTDAISLKLALTAYFVSLAIFIPISGWMADRFGAKNIFRLAILVFMLGSLACSFAFSLESFVLSRFFQGMGSSMMTPVGRLLLVRSTPRNELVSAMAWLTMPALIAPVSGPLIGGFLTTYLSWHWIFWINIPIGIIGIICASLYLKVPDERTPRPIDLVGFMILAVAFSGTVFGLSVISLPALPIVYGYLTLAVGVTACILYLLHARRVKYPLLDPKLLRHRYFRSTITGGSVFRIGVGAMPFLLPLMLQLGFGLNPFQSGAITFVSAIGAIMSKFLSEWLYARFGFPRVLGFAAVVGGLLIAAQGTFSMDTPVPVMMAILLAGGVMRSLFFTGSNALGYADVSDEEASQATAMVAVCQQLSIAFGVAVAGAILELTSAFSGGHLGLVNFQIAFFTVGGLSILASLVYFRLPAHAGSNVSGHVAHSKE, encoded by the coding sequence CTGATTCTTGCGGTCGCCCTGTTCATGGAACAGATGGACTCGACCGTCATCGCGACGTCTCTGCCCGCCATCGCGGCTGATATCGGCACGGACGCAATTTCGCTTAAGCTGGCGCTGACGGCATATTTCGTGTCGCTGGCGATCTTTATCCCGATCAGCGGATGGATGGCGGACCGCTTTGGCGCCAAGAATATCTTTCGGCTGGCGATTTTGGTCTTCATGCTCGGATCGCTCGCCTGCTCCTTTGCCTTTTCGCTTGAGAGCTTTGTGCTGTCGCGTTTTTTCCAGGGCATGGGATCGTCGATGATGACACCCGTGGGCAGGCTTCTGCTGGTGCGTTCGACGCCGCGCAATGAGCTCGTATCGGCCATGGCCTGGCTGACCATGCCGGCTCTGATTGCGCCTGTATCGGGGCCGCTGATCGGCGGCTTCCTGACCACCTACCTCTCCTGGCACTGGATCTTCTGGATCAACATCCCGATCGGGATCATCGGCATCATCTGCGCCAGCCTCTATCTCAAGGTGCCCGACGAGCGCACACCGCGACCGATTGATCTCGTCGGCTTCATGATCCTCGCCGTGGCCTTTTCCGGCACGGTCTTCGGGTTGTCGGTGATCAGTCTCCCGGCGCTGCCGATCGTTTATGGCTATCTTACCCTTGCCGTGGGCGTGACAGCCTGCATCCTCTATCTGCTCCACGCGCGGCGGGTGAAATATCCGCTATTGGACCCCAAACTGCTCCGGCATCGCTATTTCCGCTCTACGATCACGGGCGGCTCGGTTTTTCGGATTGGCGTTGGCGCCATGCCGTTCCTCTTGCCGTTGATGCTCCAGCTCGGCTTTGGGCTCAATCCGTTCCAATCGGGGGCAATCACCTTCGTCTCGGCGATCGGCGCCATCATGAGCAAATTCCTCAGTGAATGGCTCTATGCGCGCTTCGGCTTTCCACGCGTGCTCGGTTTTGCGGCCGTTGTCGGCGGCCTCCTGATCGCGGCGCAGGGGACATTTTCCATGGACACGCCGGTGCCGGTGATGATGGCGATCCTGCTGGCTGGCGGCGTCATGCGGTCGCTGTTCTTTACCGGCTCGAACGCGCTGGGCTACGCCGATGTTTCCGACGAGGAGGCCAGCCAGGCGACAGCCATGGTGGCGGTGTGCCAGCAATTGTCGATCGCGTTTGGCGTCGCCGTGGCCGGGGCGATCCTTGAGCTGACCAGCGCATTCAGCGGCGGGCACCTCGGGCTCGTTAATTTCCAGATCGCGTTCTTTACCGTGGGTGGACTCAGCATTCTGGCCAGCCTCGTCTATTTCCGTTTGCCGGCACATGCCGGAAGCAATGTTTCGGGCCATGTTGCCCACAGCAAGGAGTGA
- a CDS encoding MDR family MFS transporter — MSRSVPLILATAVFMENMDSTVIATSLAAIASDIGTDPISLKLALTAYLVALAIFIPISSWMADRFGARRVFRIAMLVFMIGSLCCAMSSSLAQFVGARFLQGMGGAMMGPVARLVLVRATPRHQLVDAMAWLTIPGLIGPIVGPPFGGFLTTYFSWHWIFIINIPIGVLGIVLVGFALPNEQRNRPRNIDGPGFIMAGLAFALFAFGCSVISLPALPPIYGIIAASLGIGFAYFYVRHALSTEYPLLDLRLLKVTSFRITMLAGTFFRLGQGAVPFLFPLMLQLTFGLSPFESGMVTFASAVGALVAKFIANWFFARWGFKYPLVISTAVSAAGILVMGFYTPDTPIPLILGILLFTGFWQSTFWTGSNAFTFADIEDKDAGQANVMSQVWGQLTFAMGVALGGGTLELAHRLRGGEELALADFHVAFFVVATVGAVATLLFLRLPKNAGHQLLGGPRMH; from the coding sequence GTGTCCCGCTCAGTACCCCTCATTCTCGCCACCGCCGTGTTCATGGAGAACATGGACTCGACGGTCATCGCCACCTCGCTCGCAGCCATCGCCAGCGATATCGGCACCGACCCGATTTCGCTCAAGCTGGCGCTGACGGCCTATCTCGTCGCCCTCGCCATTTTCATCCCGATTTCGAGCTGGATGGCCGACCGCTTCGGAGCACGGCGCGTGTTTCGCATCGCCATGCTGGTGTTCATGATCGGCTCGCTCTGCTGCGCCATGTCGAGTTCACTCGCTCAGTTCGTGGGCGCGCGGTTCCTGCAGGGCATGGGCGGAGCCATGATGGGGCCAGTGGCGAGGCTTGTCCTGGTGCGGGCGACGCCGCGACACCAACTGGTCGACGCCATGGCGTGGCTCACCATTCCCGGCCTCATCGGGCCAATCGTCGGACCGCCTTTCGGCGGCTTCCTCACCACCTATTTTTCCTGGCACTGGATCTTCATCATCAACATCCCGATCGGGGTGCTGGGGATCGTTCTGGTCGGCTTTGCCCTGCCGAACGAGCAGCGCAACCGGCCGCGCAATATTGACGGCCCAGGCTTTATCATGGCGGGCCTCGCCTTCGCGCTTTTTGCCTTCGGCTGCTCGGTGATCAGCCTGCCGGCCCTGCCGCCGATCTATGGGATTATCGCCGCCTCGCTCGGGATCGGGTTCGCCTATTTTTACGTGCGGCACGCCCTGTCGACCGAATATCCGCTGCTCGACCTGCGTCTTCTGAAGGTCACCAGTTTCCGTATCACCATGCTCGCCGGCACCTTTTTCCGACTGGGCCAGGGCGCGGTTCCGTTCCTTTTCCCGCTCATGCTCCAGCTCACCTTCGGGCTCTCGCCATTCGAAAGCGGCATGGTGACCTTCGCCAGCGCGGTGGGCGCGCTTGTGGCCAAGTTCATCGCCAACTGGTTCTTCGCGCGCTGGGGTTTCAAGTATCCGCTGGTGATCTCCACTGCGGTGTCCGCAGCGGGCATTCTGGTGATGGGGTTCTACACTCCCGACACGCCGATCCCCCTTATCCTGGGCATTCTGCTGTTCACCGGCTTCTGGCAGTCGACCTTCTGGACCGGCTCCAACGCGTTCACCTTTGCCGACATCGAGGACAAGGACGCCGGACAGGCCAATGTGATGAGCCAGGTCTGGGGCCAGCTCACCTTTGCCATGGGCGTGGCGCTGGGTGGCGGCACGCTCGAGCTGGCGCACCGGCTGCGCGGTGGAGAAGAACTCGCCCTCGCCGATTTCCACGTGGCGTTCTTCGTTGTGGCCACCGTCGGCGCCGTGGCGACGCTCCTTTTCCTGCGCCTGCCAAAAAATGCGGGCCACCAATTGCTTGGTGGCCCGCGCATGCATTGA
- a CDS encoding RlmE family RNA methyltransferase — MVDKALGTGGRKSDKDLKIRLKTAKGRTTSSTKWLQRQLNDPYVARARAEGYRSRAAFKIKELDEKHKFFKKGMHVVDLGAAPGGWSQVAARAVGSTAENPLVVGIDYLEMDPIPGVILLQKDFTDEDAPDALIAAMGGHKADVVMSDMAWPTTGHRPTDHLRIVHLIEIAADFAIQVLAPGGTFVAKVFQGGTEHELLHMLKRNFKTTFHAKPPSSRSGSAEAYLVAKGFKGSDAAEGKFTPEE; from the coding sequence ATGGTGGATAAGGCTCTCGGAACAGGCGGTCGCAAGTCCGACAAGGACCTGAAGATCCGCCTGAAGACCGCAAAGGGACGGACGACCTCGTCCACGAAATGGCTGCAGCGCCAGCTCAACGACCCTTATGTGGCGCGTGCGCGCGCCGAGGGCTATCGCTCGCGCGCGGCCTTCAAGATCAAGGAACTCGACGAAAAGCATAAGTTCTTCAAGAAGGGCATGCATGTCGTCGATCTTGGCGCAGCGCCAGGCGGATGGTCGCAGGTCGCGGCGCGGGCGGTGGGTTCCACCGCGGAAAATCCGTTGGTGGTCGGCATCGACTATCTGGAGATGGATCCCATCCCCGGCGTCATCCTGCTGCAAAAGGATTTTACCGACGAGGACGCGCCTGACGCTCTGATTGCCGCCATGGGGGGCCATAAGGCCGATGTGGTGATGAGCGACATGGCCTGGCCGACGACGGGCCACCGGCCCACCGACCATCTGCGCATCGTGCATCTGATCGAGATCGCGGCCGATTTTGCCATCCAGGTCCTAGCTCCGGGCGGCACCTTTGTTGCAAAGGTGTTCCAGGGCGGCACCGAGCATGAGCTGCTGCATATGCTCAAGCGCAATTTCAAGACCACTTTCCACGCCAAGCCGCCGTCCAGCCGCTCCGGCTCCGCCGAGGCATATCTGGTTGCGAAGGGTTTCAAGGGCTCGGACGCGGCCGAAGGCAAATTCACTCCTGAGGAGTGA
- a CDS encoding Ppx/GppA phosphatase family protein, whose translation MIARPHDHGFRVLDGFTRIVRLGEGVSVTGRLGDAAMERTMDALRQCRNKLRDHQPTRMRLIATEACRAAENGPAFLERVKNELGIELEIVDRRTEAELAVTGCADLIDSSAQGALMFDIGGGSSELAWLDFRGGRPRSQGRMSASIRSWQSLPVGVVSIAERFGGVNVTPEIFESMVSFVSDHLRQFRGREKLRQMISTHPVHLIGTSGTVTTLAGLHLGLERYERQKVDGLWMRRDQVDETMRILLNMPFERRVAHACIGKDRADLVLPGCAIFEAIRREWPTERVRVADRGLREGILISLMDADRAHARPYRAKKRNGHGG comes from the coding sequence TTGATTGCCCGCCCGCACGATCACGGTTTTCGCGTGCTGGATGGTTTTACGCGCATTGTGCGCCTGGGTGAGGGGGTCTCCGTCACCGGTCGTCTCGGTGACGCGGCCATGGAGCGCACCATGGATGCGCTGCGCCAGTGCCGCAACAAGCTGCGTGACCACCAGCCAACACGGATGCGCCTGATCGCGACGGAAGCCTGCCGCGCCGCTGAAAATGGCCCGGCCTTTCTCGAACGGGTCAAGAACGAGCTTGGAATCGAGCTGGAGATCGTCGATCGCCGCACCGAGGCCGAGCTTGCCGTTACTGGTTGTGCCGATCTGATCGACAGTTCTGCCCAGGGTGCGCTGATGTTCGACATCGGCGGTGGCTCGTCCGAACTGGCCTGGCTCGATTTTCGCGGTGGCCGTCCGCGCTCGCAGGGCCGCATGTCGGCGTCGATTCGCTCGTGGCAGTCTCTGCCGGTGGGCGTGGTTTCCATCGCCGAGCGTTTTGGCGGGGTGAATGTGACGCCCGAGATTTTCGAATCGATGGTGTCGTTTGTGTCGGACCATCTGCGCCAGTTCCGCGGGCGCGAGAAACTGCGCCAGATGATCAGCACGCACCCTGTGCACCTGATCGGCACATCGGGAACCGTGACGACGCTGGCCGGCTTGCATCTCGGGCTCGAACGCTACGAACGCCAGAAGGTCGACGGGCTGTGGATGCGTCGGGACCAGGTCGACGAGACCATGCGCATCCTGCTCAATATGCCCTTCGAGCGGCGTGTCGCCCATGCCTGCATTGGCAAGGACCGGGCCGATCTCGTGCTCCCGGGCTGTGCAATTTTTGAGGCCATTCGTCGCGAATGGCCAACCGAGCGCGTGCGCGTGGCCGATCGTGGGCTCAGGGAAGGCATTCTGATTTCCCTGATGGACGCAGATCGGGCCCATGCCCGCCCCTATCGCGCAAAGAAGAGGAATGGTCATGGTGGATAA